One genomic region from Opisthocomus hoazin isolate bOpiHoa1 chromosome Z, bOpiHoa1.hap1, whole genome shotgun sequence encodes:
- the TPM2 gene encoding tropomyosin beta chain isoform X4 — protein sequence MEAIKKKMQMLKLDKENAIDRAEQAEADKKQAEDRCKQLEEEQQGLQKKLKGTEDEVEKYSESVKEAQEKLEQAEKKATDAEAEVASLNRRIQLVEEELDRAQERLATALQKLEEAEKAADESERGMKVIENRAMKDEEKMELQEMQLKEAKHIAEEADRKYEEVARKLVVLEGELERSEERAEVAESRVRQLEEELRTMDQTLKSLIASEEEYSTKEDKYEEEIKLLGEKLKEAETRAEFAERSVAKLEKTIDDLEESLASAKEENVGIHQVLDQTLLELNNL from the exons ATGGAAGCCATCAAGAAGAAGATGCAGATGCTGAAACTGGACAAGGAGAACGCCATCGACCGCGCCGAGCAGGCGGAGGCCGACAAGAAGCAGGCGGAGGACCGCTGCAAGCAG CTGGAGGAGGAACAGCAGGGCCTGCAGAAGAAGCTGAAGGGCACAGAGGATGAGGTGGAGAAGTACTCCGAGTCCGTCAAGGAGGCCCAGGAGAAGCTGGAGCAGGCGGAGAAGAAAGCTACAGAC GCTGAGGCTGAAGTGGCTTCCCTGAACCGCCGTATCCAGCTGGTGGAGGAAGAGTTGGACCGAGCCCAGGAGCGCCTGGCCACCGCCCTGcagaagctggaggaggctgagaaggCGGCTGATGAGAGCGAGAG AGGCATGAAGGTCATCGAAAACAGGGCCATGAAGGATGAGGAGAAGATGGAACTCCAGGAAATGCAGCTGAAGGAGGCGAAGCACATAGCGGAGGAGGCTGACCGCAAATACGAGGAG GTTGCCCGCAAGCTGGTCGTCCTTGAGGGAGAGCTGGAGCGCTCAGAGGAGAGGGCAGAGGTGGCGGAGAG CCGAGTGAGACAGTTGGAAGAAGAGCTGCGGACCATGGACCAGACTCTCAAATCCCTCATTGCCTCAGAGGAAGAG TATTCCACCAAGGAGGACAAGTACGAGGAGGAAATCAAGCTTCTAGGGGAAAAACTGAAGGAG GCTGAGACCCGGGCAGAGTTTGCAGAGAGGTCCGTGGCGAAGCTGGAGAAAACCATCGATGATCTAGAAG
- the TPM2 gene encoding tropomyosin beta chain isoform X5 translates to MAGTSSIDAVKKKIQSLQQVADEAEERAEHLQREADAERQARERAEAEVASLNRRIQLVEEELDRAQERLATALQKLEEAEKAADESERGMKVIENRAMKDEEKMELQEMQLKEAKHIAEEADRKYEEVARKLVVLEGELERSEERAEVAESKCGDLEEELKIVTNNLKSLEAQADKYSTKEDKYEEEIKLLGEKLKEAETRAEFAERSVAKLEKTIDDLEDEVYAQKMKYKAISEELDNALNDITSL, encoded by the exons atggCCGGCACCAGCTCCATCGACGCCGTCAAGAAGAAGATCCAGAGCCTTCAGCAGGTGGCCGACGAGGCGGAGGAGCGCGCCGAGCACCTGCAGCGGGAGGCCGATGCCGAGCGCCAGGCCCGGGAGCGG GCTGAGGCTGAAGTGGCTTCCCTGAACCGCCGTATCCAGCTGGTGGAGGAAGAGTTGGACCGAGCCCAGGAGCGCCTGGCCACCGCCCTGcagaagctggaggaggctgagaaggCGGCTGATGAGAGCGAGAG AGGCATGAAGGTCATCGAAAACAGGGCCATGAAGGATGAGGAGAAGATGGAACTCCAGGAAATGCAGCTGAAGGAGGCGAAGCACATAGCGGAGGAGGCTGACCGCAAATACGAGGAG GTTGCCCGCAAGCTGGTCGTCCTTGAGGGAGAGCTGGAGCGCTCAGAGGAGAGGGCAGAGGTGGCGGAGAG TAAATGTGGTGACCTAGAGGAGGAGCTGAAAATTGTCACCAACAACTTGAAGTCCCTGGAGGCCCAGGCTGACAAG TATTCCACCAAGGAGGACAAGTACGAGGAGGAAATCAAGCTTCTAGGGGAAAAACTGAAGGAG GCTGAGACCCGGGCAGAGTTTGCAGAGAGGTCCGTGGCGAAGCTGGAGAAAACCATCGATGATCTAGAAG ATGAAGTGTATGCGCAGAAGATGAAGTACAAAGCCATCAGCGAGGAGCTGGACAATGCACTTAACGACATCACCTCCCTCTGA
- the TPM2 gene encoding tropomyosin beta chain isoform X1, translating to MEAIKKKMQMLKLDKENAIDRAEQAEADKKQAEDRCKQLEEEQQGLQKKLKGTEDEVEKYSESVKEAQEKLEQAEKKATDAEAEVASLNRRIQLVEEELDRAQERLATALQKLEEAEKAADESERGMKVIENRAMKDEEKMELQEMQLKEAKHIAEEADRKYEEVARKLVVLEGELERSEERAEVAESKCGDLEEELKIVTNNLKSLEAQADKYSTKEDKYEEEIKLLGEKLKEAETRAEFAERSVAKLEKTIDDLEDEVYAQKMKYKAISEELDNALNDITSL from the exons ATGGAAGCCATCAAGAAGAAGATGCAGATGCTGAAACTGGACAAGGAGAACGCCATCGACCGCGCCGAGCAGGCGGAGGCCGACAAGAAGCAGGCGGAGGACCGCTGCAAGCAG CTGGAGGAGGAACAGCAGGGCCTGCAGAAGAAGCTGAAGGGCACAGAGGATGAGGTGGAGAAGTACTCCGAGTCCGTCAAGGAGGCCCAGGAGAAGCTGGAGCAGGCGGAGAAGAAAGCTACAGAC GCTGAGGCTGAAGTGGCTTCCCTGAACCGCCGTATCCAGCTGGTGGAGGAAGAGTTGGACCGAGCCCAGGAGCGCCTGGCCACCGCCCTGcagaagctggaggaggctgagaaggCGGCTGATGAGAGCGAGAG AGGCATGAAGGTCATCGAAAACAGGGCCATGAAGGATGAGGAGAAGATGGAACTCCAGGAAATGCAGCTGAAGGAGGCGAAGCACATAGCGGAGGAGGCTGACCGCAAATACGAGGAG GTTGCCCGCAAGCTGGTCGTCCTTGAGGGAGAGCTGGAGCGCTCAGAGGAGAGGGCAGAGGTGGCGGAGAG TAAATGTGGTGACCTAGAGGAGGAGCTGAAAATTGTCACCAACAACTTGAAGTCCCTGGAGGCCCAGGCTGACAAG TATTCCACCAAGGAGGACAAGTACGAGGAGGAAATCAAGCTTCTAGGGGAAAAACTGAAGGAG GCTGAGACCCGGGCAGAGTTTGCAGAGAGGTCCGTGGCGAAGCTGGAGAAAACCATCGATGATCTAGAAG ATGAAGTGTATGCGCAGAAGATGAAGTACAAAGCCATCAGCGAGGAGCTGGACAATGCACTTAACGACATCACCTCCCTCTGA
- the TPM2 gene encoding tropomyosin beta chain isoform X3, with product MEAIKKKMQMLKLDKENAIDRAEQAEADKKQAEDRCKQLEEEQQGLQKKLKGTEDEVEKYSESVKEAQEKLEQAEKKATDAEAEVASLNRRIQLVEEELDRAQERLATALQKLEEAEKAADESERGMKVIENRAMKDEEKMELQEMQLKEAKHIAEEADRKYEEVARKLVVLEGELERSEERAEVAESRVRQLEEELRTMDQTLKSLIASEEEYSTKEDKYEEEIKLLGEKLKEAETRAEFAERSVAKLEKTIDDLEDEVYAQKMKYKAISEELDNALNDITSL from the exons ATGGAAGCCATCAAGAAGAAGATGCAGATGCTGAAACTGGACAAGGAGAACGCCATCGACCGCGCCGAGCAGGCGGAGGCCGACAAGAAGCAGGCGGAGGACCGCTGCAAGCAG CTGGAGGAGGAACAGCAGGGCCTGCAGAAGAAGCTGAAGGGCACAGAGGATGAGGTGGAGAAGTACTCCGAGTCCGTCAAGGAGGCCCAGGAGAAGCTGGAGCAGGCGGAGAAGAAAGCTACAGAC GCTGAGGCTGAAGTGGCTTCCCTGAACCGCCGTATCCAGCTGGTGGAGGAAGAGTTGGACCGAGCCCAGGAGCGCCTGGCCACCGCCCTGcagaagctggaggaggctgagaaggCGGCTGATGAGAGCGAGAG AGGCATGAAGGTCATCGAAAACAGGGCCATGAAGGATGAGGAGAAGATGGAACTCCAGGAAATGCAGCTGAAGGAGGCGAAGCACATAGCGGAGGAGGCTGACCGCAAATACGAGGAG GTTGCCCGCAAGCTGGTCGTCCTTGAGGGAGAGCTGGAGCGCTCAGAGGAGAGGGCAGAGGTGGCGGAGAG CCGAGTGAGACAGTTGGAAGAAGAGCTGCGGACCATGGACCAGACTCTCAAATCCCTCATTGCCTCAGAGGAAGAG TATTCCACCAAGGAGGACAAGTACGAGGAGGAAATCAAGCTTCTAGGGGAAAAACTGAAGGAG GCTGAGACCCGGGCAGAGTTTGCAGAGAGGTCCGTGGCGAAGCTGGAGAAAACCATCGATGATCTAGAAG ATGAAGTGTATGCGCAGAAGATGAAGTACAAAGCCATCAGCGAGGAGCTGGACAATGCACTTAACGACATCACCTCCCTCTGA
- the TPM2 gene encoding tropomyosin beta chain isoform X2 codes for MEAIKKKMQMLKLDKENAIDRAEQAEADKKQAEDRCKQLEEEQQGLQKKLKGTEDEVEKYSESVKEAQEKLEQAEKKATDAEAEVASLNRRIQLVEEELDRAQERLATALQKLEEAEKAADESERGMKVIENRAMKDEEKMELQEMQLKEAKHIAEEADRKYEEVARKLVVLEGELERSEERAEVAESKCGDLEEELKIVTNNLKSLEAQADKYSTKEDKYEEEIKLLGEKLKEAETRAEFAERSVAKLEKTIDDLEESLASAKEENVGIHQVLDQTLLELNNL; via the exons ATGGAAGCCATCAAGAAGAAGATGCAGATGCTGAAACTGGACAAGGAGAACGCCATCGACCGCGCCGAGCAGGCGGAGGCCGACAAGAAGCAGGCGGAGGACCGCTGCAAGCAG CTGGAGGAGGAACAGCAGGGCCTGCAGAAGAAGCTGAAGGGCACAGAGGATGAGGTGGAGAAGTACTCCGAGTCCGTCAAGGAGGCCCAGGAGAAGCTGGAGCAGGCGGAGAAGAAAGCTACAGAC GCTGAGGCTGAAGTGGCTTCCCTGAACCGCCGTATCCAGCTGGTGGAGGAAGAGTTGGACCGAGCCCAGGAGCGCCTGGCCACCGCCCTGcagaagctggaggaggctgagaaggCGGCTGATGAGAGCGAGAG AGGCATGAAGGTCATCGAAAACAGGGCCATGAAGGATGAGGAGAAGATGGAACTCCAGGAAATGCAGCTGAAGGAGGCGAAGCACATAGCGGAGGAGGCTGACCGCAAATACGAGGAG GTTGCCCGCAAGCTGGTCGTCCTTGAGGGAGAGCTGGAGCGCTCAGAGGAGAGGGCAGAGGTGGCGGAGAG TAAATGTGGTGACCTAGAGGAGGAGCTGAAAATTGTCACCAACAACTTGAAGTCCCTGGAGGCCCAGGCTGACAAG TATTCCACCAAGGAGGACAAGTACGAGGAGGAAATCAAGCTTCTAGGGGAAAAACTGAAGGAG GCTGAGACCCGGGCAGAGTTTGCAGAGAGGTCCGTGGCGAAGCTGGAGAAAACCATCGATGATCTAGAAG
- the TPM2 gene encoding tropomyosin beta chain isoform X7, producing MAGTSSIDAVKKKIQSLQQVADEAEERAEHLQREADAERQARERAEAEVASLNRRIQLVEEELDRAQERLATALQKLEEAEKAADESERGMKVIENRAMKDEEKMELQEMQLKEAKHIAEEADRKYEEVARKLVVLEGELERSEERAEVAESRVRQLEEELRTMDQTLKSLIASEEEYSTKEDKYEEEIKLLGEKLKEAETRAEFAERSVAKLEKTIDDLEDEVYAQKMKYKAISEELDNALNDITSL from the exons atggCCGGCACCAGCTCCATCGACGCCGTCAAGAAGAAGATCCAGAGCCTTCAGCAGGTGGCCGACGAGGCGGAGGAGCGCGCCGAGCACCTGCAGCGGGAGGCCGATGCCGAGCGCCAGGCCCGGGAGCGG GCTGAGGCTGAAGTGGCTTCCCTGAACCGCCGTATCCAGCTGGTGGAGGAAGAGTTGGACCGAGCCCAGGAGCGCCTGGCCACCGCCCTGcagaagctggaggaggctgagaaggCGGCTGATGAGAGCGAGAG AGGCATGAAGGTCATCGAAAACAGGGCCATGAAGGATGAGGAGAAGATGGAACTCCAGGAAATGCAGCTGAAGGAGGCGAAGCACATAGCGGAGGAGGCTGACCGCAAATACGAGGAG GTTGCCCGCAAGCTGGTCGTCCTTGAGGGAGAGCTGGAGCGCTCAGAGGAGAGGGCAGAGGTGGCGGAGAG CCGAGTGAGACAGTTGGAAGAAGAGCTGCGGACCATGGACCAGACTCTCAAATCCCTCATTGCCTCAGAGGAAGAG TATTCCACCAAGGAGGACAAGTACGAGGAGGAAATCAAGCTTCTAGGGGAAAAACTGAAGGAG GCTGAGACCCGGGCAGAGTTTGCAGAGAGGTCCGTGGCGAAGCTGGAGAAAACCATCGATGATCTAGAAG ATGAAGTGTATGCGCAGAAGATGAAGTACAAAGCCATCAGCGAGGAGCTGGACAATGCACTTAACGACATCACCTCCCTCTGA